In Williamwhitmania sp., a genomic segment contains:
- the uvrB gene encoding excinuclease ABC subunit UvrB, with protein MEFKIVSDFIPTGDQPEAIEQLVAGLQQGEKFQTLLGVTGSGKTFTVANVVAQVNRPMLVLSHNKTLAAQLYAEFKAFFPNNAVEYFVSYYDYYQPEAYLPVSDTYIEKDLSINEEIEKLRLSATSSLLSGRRDVIVVSSVSCLYGIGNPEDFHANTVEVVVGSSMGRNKFLRLLVDGLYSRNEVEFKRGTFRVKGDTVDVYLAYGDLAYRIIFWGDDIEAIQSFDPISGQTIGDFDKVLIYPANIFVTTKERMHKAIRQIQDDMVKQVEHLRSLDKPFEAKRLQQRVEYDLEMIKELGYCSGIENYSRYFDGRLPGTRPFCLLDYFPADFLMVIDESHVTLPQVRAMYGGDRSRKENLVEYGFRLPAALDNRPLKFDEFEAVVGQTIFVSATPADYELARCNGVVVEQVIRPTGLLDPVIEVRPSLNQIDNLVEEIHKVVGLNERVLVTTLTKRMAEELTKYLAKLDIRCAYIHSDVDTLDRVEIMENLRKGVFDVLVGVNLLREGLDLPEVSLVAILDADKEGFLRSARSLTQTAGRAARNINGKVIMYADKVTNSMQLTIDGTNKRREKQLDYNERMGITPQQIVKGIGTTFVGMKPSGLKGKAYVEPEKISVAADPVIAFMKPDQLQKTIEKVRINMEAAAKELNFIEAARFRDEMYDLQKLLSTRKDK; from the coding sequence GTGGAGTTCAAAATTGTATCCGACTTTATCCCAACTGGTGATCAACCAGAGGCCATTGAACAGCTAGTGGCGGGACTTCAGCAAGGAGAAAAGTTCCAAACCCTCTTGGGCGTTACGGGATCGGGAAAAACTTTTACTGTTGCCAACGTTGTTGCTCAAGTTAATCGGCCAATGCTGGTGTTGAGCCATAACAAAACGTTGGCTGCTCAGCTCTATGCTGAGTTCAAAGCCTTTTTCCCCAACAATGCGGTGGAGTATTTTGTGTCGTACTACGACTACTATCAACCGGAGGCATATCTGCCCGTTTCGGATACATACATTGAAAAGGATCTCTCAATTAATGAAGAAATTGAGAAACTTCGGCTTAGTGCCACCTCTTCCTTGCTTTCTGGTCGTCGCGATGTTATTGTAGTCTCCTCGGTCTCGTGCCTTTATGGCATTGGTAACCCTGAGGATTTTCATGCCAATACGGTTGAGGTGGTTGTTGGAAGCAGCATGGGGCGGAACAAGTTTTTGAGGTTACTTGTCGATGGCCTTTACTCTCGCAATGAGGTGGAATTTAAGAGGGGAACATTTCGGGTTAAGGGTGATACGGTTGATGTATACTTGGCTTACGGTGATTTGGCTTATCGCATTATCTTTTGGGGTGATGACATTGAGGCAATACAGTCCTTCGACCCCATTTCAGGGCAAACCATTGGCGATTTTGACAAGGTTTTAATTTACCCAGCAAATATATTTGTTACCACCAAGGAGCGCATGCATAAAGCAATTCGCCAAATTCAGGATGATATGGTTAAGCAGGTGGAGCATCTTCGGTCACTGGATAAGCCCTTTGAGGCGAAACGGTTGCAGCAACGAGTGGAATACGATCTAGAGATGATTAAGGAGTTGGGGTATTGCTCTGGTATAGAGAACTACTCGCGCTACTTCGATGGTCGGTTGCCCGGAACTCGTCCATTTTGCCTGCTCGACTACTTTCCGGCTGACTTTTTGATGGTTATTGACGAAAGCCACGTTACCCTACCTCAGGTAAGGGCGATGTATGGTGGCGATCGTTCCCGAAAGGAAAACTTAGTGGAATATGGTTTTCGCTTACCTGCCGCGCTGGACAATCGTCCATTGAAATTCGACGAATTTGAAGCCGTTGTTGGCCAAACTATATTTGTAAGCGCCACTCCTGCCGACTATGAGTTGGCCCGATGCAATGGCGTTGTTGTAGAGCAGGTTATTCGACCAACTGGGTTGCTAGATCCTGTTATTGAAGTTAGGCCAAGCCTTAACCAGATTGATAACCTCGTTGAAGAAATTCACAAGGTGGTGGGCCTTAATGAAAGAGTGCTGGTTACAACACTTACCAAGCGGATGGCAGAGGAGTTGACCAAGTACCTTGCCAAGCTAGATATTCGCTGCGCCTATATTCACTCCGATGTCGATACTCTTGATCGGGTAGAGATAATGGAAAATTTGCGAAAGGGTGTTTTTGATGTGCTGGTTGGCGTTAACTTGCTTCGAGAGGGGCTCGATTTACCGGAGGTTTCGCTGGTTGCAATTCTTGATGCCGACAAGGAGGGGTTTCTACGATCGGCTCGGTCGCTTACGCAAACGGCAGGGCGCGCAGCCCGTAACATTAACGGCAAGGTAATTATGTATGCCGACAAGGTGACTAATTCTATGCAACTGACCATTGATGGAACCAATAAGCGCAGGGAGAAACAGCTGGATTACAATGAAAGGATGGGCATTACACCACAGCAAATTGTGAAGGGAATCGGGACAACGTTTGTCGGCATGAAGCCATCAGGACTCAAGGGCAAGGCCTATGTTGAGCCGGAGAAAATAAGCGTGGCCGCTGATCCCGTTATTGCTTTTATGAAGCCTGACCAGCTGCAAAAAACCATCGAAAAAGTTCGGATAAACATGGAGGCAGCCGCAAAGGAGTTGAATTTTATTGAAGCTGCCCGTTTTCGTGATGAGATGTACGACCTCCAAAAACTTCTTTCAACTCGCAAGGACAAATAG
- a CDS encoding DUF819 family protein encodes MNAFLLVLFYFIAPIIILNLCHRIPFLNKLGAVIVAYIVGLLAGVFWVGPTGLVNVASTVSSVTVPLALPLLLFSAQLGQLKGLAFKGAVALITGIAAVLIAVILGFFLLRSGGMPDLWKVAGLLVGVYTGGTPNLASLKLMLNVDPNVYILAHSYDLVVSAVYLAFLMTFGQRIFRRFLVPFQVGANGRETEDAIGSDPYWGIFRRENIYPLLRVFVVALLILSVGVGISFLFPDRQQVVAVILIITTLGVLGSFVPRLSTTPYTFELGMYFILVFSVAVASMASLSALKGITPHLFIYMTLVVFGSLLLHFLLAKIFKVDADTLMVVSTALVCSPPFVPMMATAINNKRVMLVGIVAGLVGYAVGNYLGYFTAITLSSF; translated from the coding sequence ATGAATGCTTTTCTACTTGTTCTCTTCTATTTTATTGCTCCCATCATTATCCTGAACTTATGTCACCGCATCCCATTTCTAAATAAGCTGGGTGCAGTTATTGTGGCATACATAGTTGGTCTACTGGCTGGAGTTTTTTGGGTAGGGCCAACCGGGTTAGTGAACGTCGCTAGCACTGTTAGCTCTGTTACCGTGCCGCTGGCTTTACCACTATTGCTTTTTTCTGCACAGCTAGGACAATTAAAAGGGCTTGCATTCAAAGGTGCAGTCGCCTTAATCACCGGTATTGCTGCTGTATTAATTGCCGTGATTCTTGGTTTCTTTTTATTGCGTTCAGGAGGAATGCCAGACCTATGGAAAGTTGCTGGATTGCTGGTTGGTGTATATACCGGAGGAACGCCAAACCTTGCATCACTAAAGCTTATGCTCAACGTTGACCCCAATGTTTACATTCTTGCCCACTCCTATGATTTGGTTGTATCGGCTGTTTACCTTGCTTTTTTAATGACATTTGGGCAACGCATATTTCGACGGTTTCTTGTTCCATTTCAGGTTGGAGCCAATGGTCGAGAGACGGAGGATGCCATTGGAAGCGATCCTTATTGGGGAATTTTCCGGCGCGAGAATATCTACCCGCTACTTCGGGTGTTTGTAGTAGCATTGCTCATTTTGTCCGTGGGTGTTGGCATTTCGTTTCTTTTTCCCGATCGGCAGCAAGTAGTGGCGGTTATTTTAATCATTACAACGTTGGGGGTGTTGGGATCCTTTGTTCCTCGTTTGTCAACAACTCCTTATACCTTTGAGCTGGGCATGTATTTTATACTCGTTTTCAGCGTGGCAGTAGCATCCATGGCAAGCCTTTCTGCACTTAAGGGAATAACGCCTCACCTTTTTATATATATGACCTTGGTTGTCTTTGGGTCGCTACTGCTACATTTTCTTCTAGCCAAAATCTTTAAGGTTGATGCCGATACGCTCATGGTAGTTTCAACCGCCTTAGTCTGTTCTCCTCCTTTTGTACCCATGATGGCCACAGCCATTAATAATAAGCGGGTAATGTTAGTGGGGATTGTTGCCGGTCTGGTTGGCTACGCCGTTGGTAATTATCTTGGCTACTTCACCGCAATAACGCTTTCCTCGTTTTAG
- a CDS encoding PAS domain S-box protein yields the protein MVKDLTKNLLVALIYLLLALPIMFFGQVQGIASPIWPASGFAMFALMRYGYKILPGIFFGAVASSYGMAMSSEITPSILLSIFSIISGVGNVLEVFIVIQILGKGDYNSILTNTSRTFRFLGAALAGTLVSAILGTFYIPFTEHANVLNFSFELTTWWFGNFISIIIIVPILLTIKELISIRLSFTQRLELSGYLLTIVIVELILKNNLTSAAFYNSLIFISIPVMLWISSRYPKQLVFLGIFTFWLLSTYSGIKDAPPFNIASPILRFLAIQQFQLVLASTILIVTTTLDERKQAFKKLDEGYRSIELKIKERTSELENANQLLTQEFSIREAMEAQLTEKEEVLKQTQQLARIGSWDYIVDTNTIHWSEETYRILDLPSQKDITQIEDLRMVPGDYRISIFKSLLNQSLDHGKSIQELISLKTTSGRHKTVLLKFLPIQQNGVTVRVRGIIQDMTDLLEKERELRESEEKYRFLFSANIDSVVMFDLDKLEITEVNESFTDLYGYSKDEIIGKSYTILTAEEEKTALQIRHAIDEGFARESIRLHRKKNGETIYAETALSSFLVKGRKICYAISHDITQRVKAEQQLSDRENRFRSFFESNLVGFAEISISGEWLTFNNKLCEILGRDPIQLKGSTWMEITQEVDVETENKLVHKILTRQIENYSLEKQFIRPDGSLTNTRVWMSPIRTTRGNLRS from the coding sequence ATGGTAAAAGATCTTACCAAAAATTTATTAGTAGCGCTCATCTACCTTCTACTTGCTTTGCCAATTATGTTTTTTGGCCAGGTACAAGGAATTGCTTCGCCCATCTGGCCCGCCAGTGGTTTTGCAATGTTTGCCCTAATGCGGTATGGCTACAAGATTCTTCCAGGCATCTTTTTCGGTGCAGTTGCTAGCAGCTACGGCATGGCCATGTCGTCAGAAATCACACCATCAATTCTGCTTAGCATATTTTCAATTATTTCTGGGGTGGGTAATGTTTTAGAAGTTTTCATTGTTATTCAAATTCTGGGCAAGGGGGACTATAATTCCATTCTAACAAATACATCTAGAACGTTCCGCTTTCTTGGAGCAGCCCTTGCAGGAACCTTGGTTTCAGCTATTTTAGGCACATTTTATATCCCTTTCACGGAACATGCCAATGTCCTCAACTTCTCATTCGAATTAACCACATGGTGGTTTGGAAACTTTATAAGCATAATTATTATTGTGCCAATCCTCCTCACCATTAAAGAGTTGATCTCAATACGATTATCTTTCACTCAACGCTTAGAACTTTCAGGATACCTGCTTACCATTGTCATTGTTGAACTCATTCTCAAAAACAATTTGACTTCGGCAGCATTCTACAATTCGCTCATTTTCATTTCCATTCCGGTAATGCTTTGGATATCGTCGCGCTACCCAAAACAACTAGTTTTTTTAGGGATTTTCACATTTTGGCTACTATCAACCTATAGCGGAATTAAAGATGCTCCTCCTTTCAATATTGCCTCCCCTATTTTACGATTTCTAGCAATTCAGCAATTCCAACTTGTACTTGCAAGCACAATCCTAATAGTAACTACTACCCTCGATGAGCGCAAGCAGGCTTTCAAAAAGTTGGACGAAGGCTACCGATCCATTGAGCTGAAAATAAAAGAGAGAACAAGCGAACTCGAAAATGCCAACCAACTGTTAACTCAAGAGTTCTCAATTAGAGAAGCTATGGAGGCTCAGCTTACAGAAAAAGAGGAAGTTCTGAAGCAAACCCAGCAACTTGCACGAATTGGCAGCTGGGATTATATAGTAGATACCAACACCATTCACTGGTCCGAAGAAACCTATAGAATTCTAGACCTCCCTTCGCAGAAAGACATAACACAAATTGAGGATTTGCGTATGGTTCCGGGCGACTACCGCATATCCATATTTAAGTCGCTACTGAACCAGAGTCTAGACCACGGAAAAAGTATTCAGGAGTTAATATCCCTTAAGACCACATCTGGCCGCCACAAAACAGTTTTACTCAAGTTTCTCCCCATTCAACAGAATGGAGTAACCGTACGGGTTAGAGGAATAATCCAGGATATGACCGACCTTCTTGAAAAGGAACGCGAGTTGCGCGAAAGTGAAGAGAAATATCGCTTCCTTTTTTCAGCCAATATTGATTCAGTAGTTATGTTCGACCTCGACAAGCTTGAAATAACGGAGGTGAACGAATCCTTTACTGACTTATATGGCTACAGTAAAGATGAAATTATTGGTAAATCTTACACCATCTTAACGGCTGAGGAGGAGAAGACTGCACTCCAGATCCGCCACGCCATCGACGAAGGCTTTGCGCGCGAGTCCATACGGCTGCATCGAAAAAAGAATGGTGAAACAATTTATGCAGAAACTGCCCTCTCCTCATTTTTGGTTAAAGGCAGAAAAATTTGCTATGCTATCTCGCACGATATCACTCAACGAGTTAAAGCGGAACAACAGCTATCTGATCGGGAGAATCGATTTAGGAGTTTCTTTGAGTCAAACTTAGTTGGATTTGCAGAAATTTCAATTAGTGGCGAATGGCTAACATTCAACAATAAACTCTGTGAAATACTGGGAAGAGACCCCATACAATTAAAGGGATCAACTTGGATGGAAATCACACAGGAAGTTGATGTTGAAACTGAAAACAAACTCGTCCACAAAATCCTTACCAGACAAATTGAAAACTACTCGCTTGAAAAGCAATTCATACGACCCGATGGATCCCTTACCAATACAAGAGTATGGATGTCACCTATACGCACCACGAGAGGCAACCTGCGTTCATAA